The Rhodoferax ferrireducens T118 DNA segment AAGGGCGCAAAGCTGCGCTCCACCACCCAGTCAATCTGCGCCTGCGGCCAGGCGCGCCGGATGTCCTGCACGGCTGGCATGGCGTGCACCACATCGCCAAGCGAAGACAGCTTGACGATCAGGATCTTCAATGCGCTGCCTGGTCCAGCACCGCGCCGGGTTTGACCTCGCGCAGCAGTTCCAGCATGGTGGCTTCAATGCGGTGCAGCGCCTCGGGCGTTTGGCCCTCAAAACGCAGCACCAGCACCGGCGTGGTGTTGGAAGCGCGGATCAGGCCAAAGCCATCGGGCCAGTCCACGCGCAGACCATCGATGGTGGAGACCTTCGCACCGGCCCTGATCGCGTCCGTCAAAGGGCCGCTGCCCGCACCGGCGCTCATGGCCGCGCTTGCTGCGGCCAGCAGTTGCGCGACCAGCGTGTGCTGTTCGCCCTCGGCACACTTGACGTTCAACTCCGGGGTGGAAAAGCTGGTCGGCAAGGCGTCAAGAACGGCATTGGCGTCGGGCGAGCGGCTCAAGATTTCGAGCAGGCGGCAGGCGGCATAGGTGCCGTCGTCAAAGCCGTACCAGCGCTCCTTGAAGAAAATGTGGCCGCTCATCTCGCCTCCGAGCGGTGAGTTGATTTCTTTCATCTTGGCCTTGATCAGCGAGTGCCCGGTCTTGTACATCAGCGGCACGCCGCCCGCCGCCTCGATCGCCGGCGCCAGCCGCTGCGTGCACTTGACGTCAAACAAAATCGTGCCACCCGGTACGCGTTGAAGCACATCCCGCGCAAACAGCATCAGTTGCCGATCCGGAAATATGTTGTTGCCCTCTTTGGTGACGATGCCCAGGCGGTCGCCGTCGCCATCAAAGGCCAGGCCGATTTCGGCATCGCTGGTTTTCAGCGCGGCCATCAGGTCGCGCAGGTTCTCCGGCTTGCTCGGGTCGGGATGGTGGTTCGGGAAGTTGCCATCGACCTCGCTGAACAGCTCCGTCACCTCGCAGCCAATCGCCCGCAAGATGGCCGGCGCCGTGGCCCCGGCAATGCCGTTGCCTGAATCGACCACGATCTTCATCGGGCGCGCCAACTTGATGTCGCCCACGATGCGCGCCTGGTAGGCCGCCAGCACATCGACGCTGCGCACTTTGCCCCCGCCAAGCAACTCCCAGGACTCATCTTCCATCATGCGGCGCAGTGCCTGAATTTCTTCGCCATAAATGGCGCGTCCGGCCAGCACCATTTTGAAGCCGTTGTGGTCCTTGGGGTTGTGGCTGCCGGTCACCTGAATGCCGCTGGTGCACAAGGTGTTGGCCGCAAAGTACACCATCGGCGTGGTCACCGTACCGATATCGATCACCTCCAGCCCGGCCGCCACCAGACCGCGCATCAGCGCTGCGCTCAGCGTGGCGCCACTGAGGCGCCCGTCGCGGCCCACCGCCACCGCGGTTTCGCCCTCACGGCGTGCCACCGTGCCAAAGGCCCGGCCCAGCGCTTCGACTACCGCCTCGTCAACGGTGACAGGCACGATGCCCCGTATGTCGTAGGCTTTAAAAATAGAAGCTGATAACTGCATGACTGGGTCCCCTGAAAATGGATGAGCTCGGTTCGTGCCGTGAATTGTAGGCGGCGGCCACACCCGGGGACATGTCCGGAAACGGCTGGTTTTACAACGGTGCGCGCGTATCATCACCGGCATGACACCCCATCACGCACAGCCCGACGACGACGCCTGCTACCTCGCGCTCAGGGCGAAGGACGCACGTTTTGACGGCTGCTTTTACACCGGCGTTACATCTACCGGCATTTATTGCCGTCCGGTGTGCCGGGTACGCACCCCCAAGCGTGAAAACTGCCGGTTTTTTGTTCACGCGGCGCAGGCGGAACAGGCCGGTTTTCGGCCCTGCCTGCGCTGCCGCCCGGAACTCGCACCGCGCACCTCTGCCCTCGGCCACGTGTTTGAAACCAAGCCGTGGTCCATCCAGGACGCCTCCAGCATCTTGGCCACTCAGGCGGCCCGCCTGCTGGACACACCGGAAGCCTGGACCGAGAGCACACCGAGCGTGCAGCGGCTGGCCCAGCGCCTGGGCGTGAGCGACCGCCACCTACGCCGCATTTTTGAAGCGCAGTTCGGCGTGTCGCCCCTGCAGTACCTGCAAACACAGCGCTTGCTGAGCGCCAAACAGTTGCTGACCGACACCGCACTGGCCGTCACGCAGGTCGCGCACTTGAGTGGCTTCACCAGTGTGCGGCGCTTCAATGCCGTGTTTGCCGCGCACTACGCCCTCAGCCCGACGCAGTTGCGCCGCAACGGCGCAAAACACGGGCACGATGCACCCGGCCAGAGCCTTCAGGTCCGGCTGGCCTACCGCCCGCCCTATGACGTGGACGCCATGCTGCAGTTCTTTGGCAAACGCCAGGTCACGGGGATTGAATGCGTCACGCTGGAGCCCGGCAACCAGAGCATCGGCAAAACCGTGGCCGTGCAATGCGGCCAGACGCTCTACACCGGCTGGCTGGTGGCCCGCTTTGAGGCTGCTGGCAACCGTGTGGATCTGCGCTTGAGTGATTCGCTGCGCGAGGTGCTGCCGTGGGTAATGGCGCGCGTGCGGGCCATGCTCGATCTGGATGCGGATCCCCGCGCCATCAGCAGCCTGTTGCGCACCAGCTTCCCACGGGGCGACGGTTTGCGCGTGCCCGGCACCCTGGACGGCTTTGAGCTGGCCGTGCGCGCCGTCCTGGGCCAACAGATCACCGTGGCTGCGGCGCGCACCCTGGCGGCAAGACTGGTACAACGGTTTGGTGAACCGATCGAAACCCCGATCGCCGGGCTGAACCGGCTTTTTCCAAGCGCCGCGGCACTGGCCGCCGCCAGCGGCGACGCACTGGGCCAACTGGGCATCGTCCGGCAGCGGCAAGCGGCCATTCAGGCCATCGCCAGCGCCGTGGCGGCGCAGCGCCTGCCACTGCACGCCGGGGCGGACGTGCCCTCCACCCTGGCCGCCCTGAAGGCTTTGCCCGGCATTGGCGACTGGACCGCCCAGTACATCGCCATGCGCGCACTGCGCTGGCCGGACGCCTTTCCGGCCGGCGACGTCGCCCTGCACAAGGCACTGGGCGTGCAAGACGCCAAAAACCCGGCCAAAGAAGCGCAGGCCGCGTCACTGGCCTGGCAACCGTGGCGCAGCTACGCCGTGATCCGAGCCTGGGCCGCCCCACCGGTTGCCGCAGATGCTACAAAATAGATAGCTTATTACCCATATTTCACGGGGGCCACAAGGAGAATTGATATGAAGTTTGCACCATCCACCGTTCAAGCCAGCTATGACAGCCCGCTTGGACGCATCATTCTGGCCGCCGCCCACGATAGATTGACAGGCGTGTGGTTTGACGGCCAAAGCCATCAGCCGGACACCGCGCGCTGGCCTGTGGACCGCGATCTGCCGGTGCTGCAACAGGCCAAAACCCAGTTGAGCGCGTACTTTGCCGGTCGGCGTCAGGCCTTTGAGCTGGCGCTGGATTTATCGGCTGGCACTGATTTTCAGCAATCCGTCTGGCGCGCCCTGCTGCAAATTCCGTTCGGAGCCACCCTGAGCTACGGTGCCCTGAGTGCCAGCATCGGCAAGCCCGCAGCCGTGCGTGCCGTGGCCGGCGCGGTGGCCCGCAATCCATTGAGTATCATCGTCCCCTGCCACCGCGTACTCGGGGCAGGCGCGTCGCTCACCGGTTACGCCGGTGGCTTGCCGCGCAAGACGGCGTTGCTGCAACTCGAAGGCGCAAGCTTCAAACCCGAACCAAACCAGCCCCAAGAAGCCACACCTTGACATCCCTGCCCCCCACCAAGCCCTGGCGCACCGAGTTTGTTCTGCTCGCTGCCATCTGGGGTTCATCCTTTCTGTTCATGCGCCTGGGAGCCCAAGAGTTTGGCGCCATCCCGACGGCGGGCCTGCGGGTGTCCATTGCCGCCCTGTTTTTGGGACCGCTGTTGCTGTGGCGCGGGCTCTGGCCCCAACTGGCCAGGCATTGGAAAAAAATCTTTGTTGTCGGCGTGCTCAATTCCGCCATCCCGTTTGCCTGTTTTTCGTTTGCGCTCCTGTCCATCAGCACCGGTTTGTCCGCCATTCTGAACGCCACCGTGCCCTTGTTTGGTGCCATGATCGCCTGGCTCTGGCTCAAGGACCGGCCGCACGGCCTGCGCATTCTGGGTCTGTTGATTGGCTTTGCCGGCGTGGCGCTGCTGGCCTGGGACAAAGCCAGCTTCAAACCCGGCGCCTCGGGCCTGGCGACCGGCTGGGCCGTGCTGGCCTGCTTGACCGCGTGCCTGTGCTACGGCATCTCGGCAAGTTACACCAAACGTTATCTGAGCGGCCTGCCCTCGCTGGTGACAGCCACCGGCAGCCAGTTTGGGGCCACCCTGGGCCTGGCGCTGCCCACCCTGTGGCTGTGGCCGACGCGCGCGCCGGGCACCACGGCCTGGCTGGCGCTGCTGGCCGTCGGCGTGCTGTGCACCGGTGTCGCCTACATCCTGTACTTCCGGCTGATCGAGAACCTGGGGCCGGCGCGCTCGCTGACGGTGACCTTTGCGATACCGGTGTTTGCGGTGATTTACGGCGTCATCTTCTTGGGCGAGGTGGTTTCGCTGTGGATGCTCTTGTGCGCCGCCATCATCGTCTGCGGCACCGCGCTATCGGCGGGCCTGCTCCAGCTGCGCCGCTGACAATCCATTGGCCTGGTTATGGGCGACCCGTTCATTTTTCAAGCGCTGTATTCCCCCCCTATCCCCCCCGCCCCTTTCCACCCCCGCCGGGGCGGAAAGGGGAGCCAACAGCCACATTTGGCCTTGTCTTAAAAGGTGGGAAATAAACGTGCCGTGGCACGTTGGCCACAAACCGACTGAACGGCTTCTCGGTGGGTTGCCGCCACTTGGAGGCCAGCATGCAAACGAGCGCATATTTCCCACCTTTTAAGACAAGGCCAAATGAAGCCCCCCTCTTTCGCCCGGCGGGGCGAGAGAGGGGTTGGGGGAGTGAGTGGGGGCAAGAACGCCAAAAACACCAACCCAGCCCAAGCCCCAACCCGCTCAAGCCAACGACCAAAAGACTGCGTCATTTCGACAAGTCCGCCAACGCGGCGCAATTCCCCGACCTCTGGACGGATGCCCACGCCCAGGTCCACAATCTGCAACTGCTGACGCGCGAGGCAACCCGTCACGGCAACTACTTCCCCCAACTCAAAATCACTGCACCATGAACACACCACGCTACCCCATGCCAGAACTCAAAGACCTGCCTGAAGACATTCGCGTCAAAGTGCTGGAGGTGCAGGAAAAAGCCGGCTTTGTGCCCAACGTCTTTCTGGCGCTGGCGCGCCGGCCGGCCGAGTGGCGCGCCTTTTTTGCCTACCACGACGCCTTGATGCTCAAAGACTCGGGCCTCACCAAGGGCGACCGCGAGATGATCGTCACCACCACCAGCGCCGCCAACAAGTGCCTGTATTGCGTGGTCGCGCACGGTGCCATCCTGCGCATCTACGAGAAAAAGCCCTTGGTGGCCGACCAGGTGGCGGTGAACTACCGCAAGGCCGACATCACGCCGCGCCAGCGCGCCATGCTGGACTTTGCAATGAAGGTCTGCCTGCATTCCGACGAGCTTGGCGAGGCTGATTTTGCCGCCCTGCAGGCGCACGGCTTCAGTGATGAAGATGCCTGGGATATTGCCGCCATCACTGCTTTCTTTGGTCTCTCCAACCGCA contains these protein-coding regions:
- a CDS encoding peroxidase-related enzyme, which codes for MNTPRYPMPELKDLPEDIRVKVLEVQEKAGFVPNVFLALARRPAEWRAFFAYHDALMLKDSGLTKGDREMIVTTTSAANKCLYCVVAHGAILRIYEKKPLVADQVAVNYRKADITPRQRAMLDFAMKVCLHSDELGEADFAALQAHGFSDEDAWDIAAITAFFGLSNRMASFSNMLPNPEFYAMGRTPKTK
- a CDS encoding methylated-DNA--[protein]-cysteine S-methyltransferase, which translates into the protein MKFAPSTVQASYDSPLGRIILAAAHDRLTGVWFDGQSHQPDTARWPVDRDLPVLQQAKTQLSAYFAGRRQAFELALDLSAGTDFQQSVWRALLQIPFGATLSYGALSASIGKPAAVRAVAGAVARNPLSIIVPCHRVLGAGASLTGYAGGLPRKTALLQLEGASFKPEPNQPQEATP
- a CDS encoding DNA-3-methyladenine glycosylase 2 family protein, producing MTPHHAQPDDDACYLALRAKDARFDGCFYTGVTSTGIYCRPVCRVRTPKRENCRFFVHAAQAEQAGFRPCLRCRPELAPRTSALGHVFETKPWSIQDASSILATQAARLLDTPEAWTESTPSVQRLAQRLGVSDRHLRRIFEAQFGVSPLQYLQTQRLLSAKQLLTDTALAVTQVAHLSGFTSVRRFNAVFAAHYALSPTQLRRNGAKHGHDAPGQSLQVRLAYRPPYDVDAMLQFFGKRQVTGIECVTLEPGNQSIGKTVAVQCGQTLYTGWLVARFEAAGNRVDLRLSDSLREVLPWVMARVRAMLDLDADPRAISSLLRTSFPRGDGLRVPGTLDGFELAVRAVLGQQITVAAARTLAARLVQRFGEPIETPIAGLNRLFPSAAALAAASGDALGQLGIVRQRQAAIQAIASAVAAQRLPLHAGADVPSTLAALKALPGIGDWTAQYIAMRALRWPDAFPAGDVALHKALGVQDAKNPAKEAQAASLAWQPWRSYAVIRAWAAPPVAADATK
- a CDS encoding phosphomannomutase/phosphoglucomutase, whose protein sequence is MQLSASIFKAYDIRGIVPVTVDEAVVEALGRAFGTVARREGETAVAVGRDGRLSGATLSAALMRGLVAAGLEVIDIGTVTTPMVYFAANTLCTSGIQVTGSHNPKDHNGFKMVLAGRAIYGEEIQALRRMMEDESWELLGGGKVRSVDVLAAYQARIVGDIKLARPMKIVVDSGNGIAGATAPAILRAIGCEVTELFSEVDGNFPNHHPDPSKPENLRDLMAALKTSDAEIGLAFDGDGDRLGIVTKEGNNIFPDRQLMLFARDVLQRVPGGTILFDVKCTQRLAPAIEAAGGVPLMYKTGHSLIKAKMKEINSPLGGEMSGHIFFKERWYGFDDGTYAACRLLEILSRSPDANAVLDALPTSFSTPELNVKCAEGEQHTLVAQLLAAASAAMSAGAGSGPLTDAIRAGAKVSTIDGLRVDWPDGFGLIRASNTTPVLVLRFEGQTPEALHRIEATMLELLREVKPGAVLDQAAH
- a CDS encoding DMT family transporter encodes the protein MTSLPPTKPWRTEFVLLAAIWGSSFLFMRLGAQEFGAIPTAGLRVSIAALFLGPLLLWRGLWPQLARHWKKIFVVGVLNSAIPFACFSFALLSISTGLSAILNATVPLFGAMIAWLWLKDRPHGLRILGLLIGFAGVALLAWDKASFKPGASGLATGWAVLACLTACLCYGISASYTKRYLSGLPSLVTATGSQFGATLGLALPTLWLWPTRAPGTTAWLALLAVGVLCTGVAYILYFRLIENLGPARSLTVTFAIPVFAVIYGVIFLGEVVSLWMLLCAAIIVCGTALSAGLLQLRR